Proteins found in one Planococcus citri chromosome 2, ihPlaCitr1.1, whole genome shotgun sequence genomic segment:
- the LOC135835633 gene encoding 3-hydroxyisobutyryl-CoA hydrolase, mitochondrial-like produces MFSSKYRTPLIFRTFSSASSNDILFEVKNNIGIITLNRPRVLNSLTASMASAMYSKLKEWENERSFIIVKGSGDKAFCAGGDIISITKNKFEGLSLFSKQYSSNYLISKYKIPFVSLCDGITMGVGAGFSIQGTYRIATERTIFAMPETRIGLLTESGSSYFLPRMEGKLGLFLGLTGHKLEGIDVLKVGVATHFLPSDKIADLFDRLVETEADSIEDVLKKTTIDVGNKEFSLNSKMDLINSCFEGESVEDIIELLQTEGSPWSRRVLDILSRASPTSLKISKKVIDFGASRDLRDCLVTEFRLVWNAVQCSITSDFYEGVRAVLIDKDNNPKWSPRCLEEVDDAKVSKCFSPLPPGEELDI; encoded by the exons ATGTTCTCCTCAAAATATCGGACTCCACTGATATTCAGAACTTTCTCATCCGCCAGCTCAAACGATATATTATTCGAAGTGAAAAATAACATCGGTATCATCACCTTGAATCGCCCAAGAGTTTTGAATTCACTGACAGCATCCATGGCCAGCGCAATGTATTCCAAACTAAAAGAATGGGAAAACGAGCGTTCCTTTATTATCGTTAAAGGATCCGGCGATAAGGCGTTTTGCGCCGGGGGCGATATTATCTCAATCACGAAGAACAAATTCGAAGGACTTTCATTATTCAGTAAACAGTACAGCTCGAACTATCTAATCAGCAAGTATAAAATACCTTTCGTTTCATTATGCGATGGAATAACTATGGGAGTCGGAGCCGGATTCAGTATCCAAGGAACTTATCGTATTGCCACTGAGAGAACCATATTCGCGATGCCTGAGACTAGAATTGGTTTATTGACCGAATCAGGTTCCAGTTATTTTTTACCCAGGATGGAGGGTAAATTGGGGTTATTTTTAGGTCTAACTGGACACAAGCTTGAAGGAATCGATGTGCTTAAGGTTGGCGTCGCCACACATTTCCTTCCCAGTGATAAGATTGCAGATTTATTTGATAGATTGGTGGAAACAGAGGCTGATTCCATTGAAGATGTATTGAAGAAAACTACCATTGATGTTGGAAACAAGGAGTTCAGCTTGAATTCCAAGATGGATTTAATTAATTCGTGCTTTGAAGGCGAATCGGTCGAAGATATTATCGAATTGTTGCAAACTGAAGGATCGCCTTGGTCTAGACGTGTTCTGGATATTTTGAGTAGAGCATCTCCCACGTCTTTAAAAATTAGTAAGAAGGTGATCGATTTTGGAGCATCGAGAGATCTTCGTGATTGCCTAGTTACAGAGTTCAGATTGGTTTGGAATGCGGTTCAATGCAGTATTACTTCTGATTTTTATGAAG GTGTTCGAGCTGTTTTAATAGACAAAGACAATAATCCAAAATGGTCTCCGAGATGCTTAGAAGAAGTCGATGATGCAAAAGTTTCCAAATGTTTCTCTCCTTTACCTCCTGGAGAAGAACTTGATATTTGA
- the LOC135834073 gene encoding cilia- and flagella-associated protein 157: MAKKKLKKNSKKKSQKKQKKQQKDEKSELPEVNKELYEIQISDLNAKLQRLKDQCAEYEAENIEVKETLAQLNEDRADVIAYLKRILRSKTDEIFELRERVVALQQARQIENAEFTEKFRSKENELKSVRDQLTSEVNLLNGKLNVLDEFRVQKDELMRKFQQQEEARKEQEVRHQETLHNIEKDFILKKIHLKKEVEERLIKLSEDFQTIMQLKIGSTTKITVAENNALKKEMNKLMEVCKDLIKENNEFKNKEQMAKIKYSLLKEEANESLNKYLTTNKNLQAVLLENQSLKCQLETTRNQYDNDVTQLSNNLEECRDNLNNQLIMNKETQEELQQYKIQDEMQRYKLDELAIRMKKLNDINTNAVESIKNVVLENPEHNAKSYYDRISFASSLLEILKTAKMEEDINTFLDKSFRS; encoded by the exons atggccaaaaaaaagttgaaaaaaaattctaaaaagaaatctcaaaaaaagcaaaagaaacaacaaaaagatgaaaaatccgAACTACCAGAAGTGAACAAGGAACTGTATGAAATACAAATCAGCGACTTAAACGCCAAATTGCAAAG ATTAAAGGACCAATGTGCCGAATACGAAGCTGAAAATATAGAAGTGAAAGAAACTTTAGCCCAGTTAAACGAAGACAGAGCTGATGTCATTGCTTATTTGAAACGTATTTTGAGATCCAAAACAGATGAGATTTTTGAACTCAGGGAACGTGTTGTGGCGTTGCAACAA GCCAGACAAATTGAAAATGCtgaatttacagaaaaatttcgTAGTAAAGAAAACGAGCTTAAATCTGTTCGAGATCAGCTGACATCGGAGGTTAATTTACTAA ATGGAAAATTGAATGTCTTGGATGAATTTCGAGTACAAAAGGATGAACTTATGAGGAAATTTCAACAACAAGAAGAAGCTAGGAAAGAGCAAGAAGTTCGGCATCAAGAAACATTGCATAACATCGAgaaagatttcattttgaaaaaaattca tttGAAAAAGGAAGTAGAAGAACGATTGATCAAATTATCAGAAGATTTTCAAACCATAATGCAACTGAAGATTGGTTCAACGACCAAAATAACAGTGGCAGAAAATAACGCTTTGAAGAAAGAG ATGAACAAATTAATGGAAGTATGCAAAGATTTGATtaaagaaaataatgaatttaaaaataaagaacaaaTGGCTAAAATTAAATATTCGCTTCTCAAGGAAGAGGCAAACGAAAGTCTTAATAAATATTTAACCACAAACAAA aatttacaAGCAGTTTTATTAGAAAACCAAAGCTTGAAATGTCAACTGGAAACGACCAGAAATCAATACGATAACGATGTCACTCAATTATCGAATAATTTAGAAGAATGCAGAGATAATTTGAACAACCAACTGATAATGAATAAAGAAACACAAGAAGAATTACAACAATATAAAATACAAGATGAAATGCAAAGGTATAAACTGGATGAATTAGCAATTAGAATGAAAAAACTTAATGATATAAACACCAATGCGGTAGAATCAATTAAAAATGTGGTTTTG gaGAATCCAGAACATAATGCGAAAAGTTACTATGACAGAATATCATTCGCTTCGTCATTGTTGGAAATATTAAAAACGGCAAAAATGGAAGAAGATATAAATACATTCTTAGATAAATCGTTTAgatcttaa
- the LOC135835629 gene encoding gamma-tubulin complex component 6-like: MEMDPSNNIALVDKLLESLIPSENKHSSKETKRLKKLVISKLFGPSRKTNTECTKDIPADPIDLLKTDILSQALKTTSSEAEYDACVDKMYNTIERVLPTCDSDTLNNLFLFLHKMFELDRSKQIAQKKKICEIPICKNNRLYSEIIPYQDIDWSAFYENLPSVSGSFSDYRFYKEPGDGISFFKEHIAEFKVPTTNVANLFDSSFKIWRFDINKQVEPVAQDEGFVTPGSEFSNESIKDEDSISQCSDECSDLDMFNYNVEVSSRRSWDQLGEMELPKELPFTSESVGTVLHLWKIVNSSQAVGIKSVPIGNQVSFEDLIMDLKYLLFGMASPSFFFNEELKMFQICDRLHTETLSPEILAALCEDVLKCANYYHSLNLFTEERLKTMSGIVHQTFRKCIQQILNMYKYSLLNMEWENIKHLSSFPSLIIPLQRKLKFLTNICLIQDPPNESNFFSGVQLLDYLYQNLFKVYSSDLSYVLFYMFESCCNAYFRIISEWIFDGCFSTAENYGEFFIEIRREYELCRDWRRVTCIGIRDKKVPNILRKFYKEIFICGKSINLLKICSSREILDKLVEKNHPDLVCCFNQKQMVNYEEKWRKYQTIHEGHFIDRIKIKDKLLKNCAHPNFYNEVRRVREEWFRQQAEIETSKENENSNGVENQEKGDENNTEEQPRNESDELKTSENESQSNDSNSTNEPTEEVKSDPTPVEPDPVTKTTETDPVNVTITFTSSDQSPHQKSNLSDLVFSNDASSTPQSKPLTSQGAGDCPSSTENRRVKHLVSLLEQKSKPTDENTPSKTPKKIHLGSGDIGSAGPSEVLKDIGNVSQVEYAKNKLRSMASCVNSPIDEKPAKSKLEKGTPLSACQENKLKVMSSEYHNRLNDSLNSSHEMPKSKPAILTICQENKLKVMSSEYHVRLNESIDSSQKPKAEPLKPTAALSALQENKLKVMSSEYHHRLSTSSITDQTPVKVNKPLTASEENKLKVMSSEYHIRLQTNTGNESKSKSCSVKELTESQKNKLKIMSSEYHHRLSLDPVNTETASTPKNLTEKDLIKQKVEYYTESTKPLQDDTSNLSPIVARDDLSKITEEGESNAETLEEITMQPITQSIQKHVHSQDIETQPKRTNIFTQDLQNFELQSINNVDVESVADVDITSLTFYLARSIAVPLKIQMKLINEAILKVFIEEESYLDHLTALRDYLLLRKPEFTVSLTNSIFKLTEKAKKPYILLNNYTLSSVLQRALLASGSKETITFGRKLSFSIDEVIPENFTLIDIKELDCLNLTYAIKWPINILITEPIAKKYTKIFRFLFQLQRVLWVLKRDFVSMKNLKRGKSIQYMKIQLFRHNMTQIVKILQEYVMREAIETCWNDFVENLTSGDVDLDLLYMSHLKYVNRMMQRCFLCDLSSQCRDSILNLFSMILKYHEALKNGVWRRNVEVNFLYHTNYKEIDAIYQDFVKSLNLVRTNLRQLVYGKQKTYFETLYLELSKNAEEVV, translated from the exons ATGGAGATGGACCCCAGTAATAATATAGCTTTAGTGGATAAGCTTCTGGAATCCCTTATTCCATCTGAAAATAAACATTCCAGTAAAGAAACAAAGAGACTAAAAAAGCTAGTAATATCAAAACTGTTCGGTCCTTCTCGTAAAACGAATACAG AATGCACAAAAGACATACCTGCAGATCCTATAGATCTGTTGAAGACTGATATTTTAAGCCAAGCTTTGAAAACCACCTCCAGTGAAGCTGAATATGACGCGTGTGTTGATAAAATGTACAACACAATTGAACGTGTGCTTCCAACGTGTGATTCCGATactttaaataatttatttctatTCTTACATAAGATGTTCGAGTTAGATCGAAGCAAACAAATCGCTCAAAAA aaaaaaatatgtgaaataCCGATCTGCAAAAACAACAGATTATATTCAGAAATTATCCCTTATCAAGATATCGACTGGTctgctttttatgaaaatttaccatcGGTTTCGGGATCATTCTCAGATTACCGTTTCTATAAAGAACCCGGAGatggtatttctttttttaaagaacatATCGCCGAATTCAAAGTACCTACGAC TAATGTCGCTAATCTTTTCGATTCGAGTTTTAAAATCTGGAGATTCGATATCAACAAACAAGTGGAACCAGTGGCTCAA GATGAAGGTTTCGTTACTCCGGGTTCAGAATTTTCCAACGAAAGTATCAAAGATGAAGATTCGATATCACAATGCTCGGATGAGTGTTCAGATTTAGATATGTTCAATTATAATGTAGAAGTATCGAGTAGACGATCTTGGGATCAATTAGGTGAAATGGAACTACCTAAAGAATTGCCATTTACATCGGAAAGTGTAGGAACAGTTCTCCATTTGTGGAAAATTGTGAATTCTAGTCAAGCTGTCGGTATTAAAAGTGTTCCTATTGGTAATCAAGTCTCGTTTGAAGATTTAATAAtggatttgaaatatttactttttggtATGGCTTCGCCTTCGTTCTTTTTTAATGAG gagttgaaaatgtttcaaatttgcGATAGACTTCATACCGAAACATTATCACCGGAAATATTGGCGGCCTTGTGCGAAGATGTTTTAAAGTGTGCCAATTATTACCATTCGTTGAATTTATTCACCGAAGAAAGATTGAAAACGATGTCCGGCATTGTTCATCAA ACATTTCGCAAATGTATCCAGCAaattttaaacatgtacaaatATTCGTTGTTGAACATGGAATGGGAAAATATCAAACATTTATCCAGTTTTCCGTCTTTGATTATTCCTCTtcaaagaaaactgaaatttttgacgaaCATCTGCCTAATTCAAGACCCACCAAACGAATCGAATTTCTTTTCCGGAGTTCAACTGTTGGATTATTTGTATCAAAACCTATTCAAAGTCTACAGCTCGGATTTGAGTTACGTGCTGTTTTACATGTTTGAATCCTGCTGCAATGCCTAttttag GATAATCTCAGAATGGATATTCGACGGTTGCTTTTCGACTGCGGAAAATTACGGCgaatttttcatagaaattcGACGCGAATATGAACTCTGTAGGGACTGGAGAAGAGTCACCTGTATTGGAATTCGTGATAAGAAAGTTCCCAACATCCTacgtaaattttacaaagaAATATTTATTTGCGGGAAgtcgatcaatttattgaaaatatgctCGTCTAGG GAGATACTCGATAAGCTGGTGGAAAAGAATCATCCAGATTTAGTTTGCTGTTTCAATCAGAAACAGATGGTGAATTATGAAGAAAAATGGAGGAAATATCAGACTATTCATGAAGGTCATTTCATCGAtcgaattaaaataaaagatAAGCTTCTAAAGAACTGTGCTCATCCTAATTTCTACAATGAAGTTAGACGAGTTCGAGAGGAATGGTTTCGGCAACAAGCAG AAATTGAAACGagtaaagaaaatgaaaattcaaacggcgtcgaaaatcaagaaaaaggtGACGAAAATAATACAGAAGAGCAACCTCGAAACGAATCAGATGAACTGAAAACTTCTGAAAACGAATCTCAATCAAATGATTCAAACTCCAC AAATGAACCCACCGAGGAAGTGAAATCGGATCCAACTCCGGTGGAACCTGATCCAGTCACAAAAACAACTGAAACAGATCCAGTCAACGTCACCATCACTTTCACCTCCTCAGATCAATCACCACATCAAAAATCCAACCTTTCCGATCTGGTATTCTCGAACGACGCTTCTTCTACTCCTCAATCCAAACCATTAACCTCCCAAGGAGCTGGCGATTGTCCTAGTAGCACAGAAAACAGACGCGTAAAACATCTGGTATCGTTACTCGAACAAAAATCCAAACCAACTGATGAAAATACTCCTAGCAAAAcacctaaaaaaattcatctcggATCGGGAGATATCGGTAGTGCTGGACCCAGCGAGGTGCTTAAAGACATAGGCAACGTTTCTCAAGTAGAATACGCTAAAAATAAACTCCGATCGATGGCAAGTTGTGTAAATTCTCCGATCGATGAGAAACCCGCCAAATCGAAGCTAGAAAAGGGTACTCCGTTGAGCGCATGCCAAGAGAACAAACTTAAAGTCATGTCCAGTGAATATCACAATCGTCTCAATGATTCATTGAATTCTTCGCACGAGATGCCCAAAAGTAAACCTGCTATTTTGACCATCTGTCAAGAGAATAAACTCAAAGTAATGTCCAGTGAATACCACGTTCGACTCAATGAATCTATCGACTCGAGTCAGAAACCCAAAGCTGAACCGTTAAAGCCTACCGCTGCGTTGAGCGCTCTACAAGAGAATAAACTCAAGGTGATGTCCAGTGAATACCATCATCGTCTCAGTACTTCCAGTATTACCGACCAAACCCCAGTCAAAGTAAATAAACCTCTCACTGCCAGCGAGGAAAACAAACTCAAAGTTATGTCCAGCGAGTATCACATTAGACTTCAAACCAACACTGGCAACGAATCGAAATCCAAATCGTGCAGTGTGAAAGAATTAACCGAAAGccagaaaaataaactaaaaataatGTCTAGCGAATACCATCACAGGTTGAGTCTTGATCCAGTCAATACAGAAACCGCCAGTACTCCAAAAAATCTCACCGAAAAAGACCTGATTAAACAGAAAGTGGAATACTACACTGAATCTACCAAACCTCTACAAGATGATACCTCGAATTTAAGCCCTATTGTAGCTCGAGACGATTTATCGAAAATCACCGAAGAAGGCGAATCCAACGCTGAGACTCTTGAAGAAATCACTATGCAGCCGATTACCCAATCGATACAGAAACACGTTCATTCTCAAGACATCGAAACTCAGCCAAAACGAACGAATATTTTTACTCAAGATTTGCAGAATTTCGAGTTACAGTCGATCAATAATGTCGATGTGGAATCGGTAGCCGATGTTGATATCACTTCGTTGACTTTCTATCTAGCTCGATCGATTGCTGTgccattaaaaatacaaatgaagCTGATCAACGAAGCCATACTGAAAGtattcatcgaagaagaaagTTATCTCGATCATTTAACCGCTTTACGAGATTATTTACTTTTGAGGAAACCGGAATTCACCGTTTCGTTGACAAACTCTATTTTCAAACTGACAGAAAAAGCGAAGAAACCGTATATTTTACTAAATAATTATACTTTGAGCTCTGTTCTGCAAAGAGCCTTGTTAGCTTCAGGTTCCAAAGAGACCATTacttttggaagaaaattatcGTTCTCGATCGATGAGGtaattccagaaaatttcaCGTTGATCGATATTAAg GAACTGGATTGCTTGAATTTAACTTACGCCATAAAATGGCCCATAAATATCCTCATCACCGAACCAATagccaaaaaatacaccaagattttccgatttttgttCCAACTGCAACGAGTATTATGGGTCTTGAAGAGAGATTTCGTCTCAATGAAGAACTTGAAACGTGGCAAAAGTATCCAATATATGaag ATTCAATTATTTCGCCATAATATGACCCAGATCGTAAAAATTCTACAAGAATACGTAATGCGAGAAGCTATCGAAACGTGCTGGAACGACTTCGTCGAAAATTTAACCAGCGGTGACGTAGACCTTGATTTATTATACATGTCGCATTTAAAATACGTTAACAGAATGATGCAACG GTGTTTCTTGTGTGATTTATCGTCCCAGTGTCgagattcaattttgaacttattttcgatgattttaaaGTACCACGAAGCCTTGAAAAACGGCGTATGGAGACGTAACGTCGAAGTTAACTTCCTATACCATACGAATTACAAAGAAATCGATGCCATTTACCAAGATTTCGTCAAAAGCTTGAATTTAGTTCGAACCAATTTGAGACAATTAGTTTATGGAAAacaaaaaacgtattttgaaactttatatttAGAATTATCGAAGAATGCCGAAGAAGTTGTGTGA